The sequence NNNNNNNNNNNNNNNNNNNNNNNNNNNNNNNNNNNNNNNNNNNNNNNNNNNNNNNNNNNNNNNNNNNNNNNNNNNNNNNNNNNNNNNNNNNNNNNNNNNNNNNNNNNNNNNNNNNNNNNNNNNNNNNNNNNNNNNNNNNNNNNNNNNNNNNNNNNNNNNNNNNNNNNNNNNNNNNNNNNNNNNNNNNNNNNNNNNNNNNNNNNNNNNNNNNNNNNNNNNNNNNNNNNNNNNNNNNNNNNNNNNNNNNNNNNNNNNNNNNNNNNNNNNNNNNNNNNNNNNNNNNNNNNNNNNNNNNNNNNNNNNNNNNNNNNNNNNNNNNNNNNNNNNNNNNNNNNNNNNNNNNNNNNNNNNNNNNNNNNNNNNNNNNNNNNNNNNNNNNNNNNNNNNNNNNNNNNNNNNNNNNNNNNNNNNNNNNNNNNNNNNNNNNNNNNNNNNNNNNNNNNNNNNNNNNNNNNNNNNNNNNNNNNNNNNNNNNNNNNNNNNNNNNNNNNNNNNNNNNNNNNNNNNNNNNNNNNNNNNNNNNNNNNNNNNNNNNNNNNNNNNNNNNNNNNNNNNNNNNNNNNNNNNNNNNNNNNNNNNNNNNNNNNNNNNNNNNNNNNNNNNNNNNNNNNNNNNNNNNNNNNNNNNNNNNNNNNNNNNNNNNNNNNNNNNNNNNNNNNNNNNNNNNNNNNNNNNNNNNNNNNNNNNNNNNNNNNNNNNNNNNNNNNNNNNNNNNNNNNNNNNNNNNNNNNNNNNNNNNNNNNNNNNNNNNNNNNNNNNNNNNNNNNNNNNNNNNNNNNNNNNNNNNNNNNNNNNNNNNNNNNNNNNNNNNNNNNNNNNNNNNNNNNNNNNNNNNNNNNNNNNNNNNNNNNNNNNNNNNNNNNNNNNNNNNNNNNNNNNNNNNNNNNNNNNNNNNNNNNNNNNNNNNNNNNNNNNNNNNNNNNNNNNNNNNNNNNNNNNNNNNNNNNNNNNNNNNNNNNNNNNNNNNNNNNNNNNNNNNNNNNNNNNNNNNNNNNNNNNNNNNNNNNNNNNNNNNNNNNNNNNNNNNNNNNNNNNNNNNNNNNNNNNNNNNNNNNNNNNNNNNNNNNNNNNNNNNNNNNNNNNNNNNNNNNNNNNNNNNNNNNNNNNNNNNNNNNNNNNNNNNNNNNNNNNNNNNNNNNNNNNNNNNNNNNNNNNNNNNNNNNNNNNNNNNNNNNNNNNNNNNNNNNNNNNNNNNNNNNNNNNNNNNNNNNNNNNNNNNNNNNNNNNNNNNNNNNNNNNNNNNNNNNNNNNNNNNNNNNNNNNNNNNNNNNNNNNNNNNNNNNNNNNNNNNNNNNNNNNNNNNNNNNNNNNNNNNNNNNNNNNNNNNNNNNNNNNNNNNNNNNNNNNNNNNNNNNNNNNNNNNNNNNNNNNNNNNNNNNNNNNNNNNNNNNNNNNNNNNNNNNNNNNNNNNNNNNNNNNNNNNNNNNNNNNNNNNNNNNNNNNNNNNNNNNNNNNNNNNNNNNNNNNNNNNNNNNNNNNNNNNNNNNNNNNNNNNNNNNNNNNNNNNNNNNNNNNNNNNNNNNNNNNNNNNNNNNNNNNNNNNNNNNNNNNNNNNNNNNNNNNNNNNNNNNNNNNNNNNNNNNNNNNNNNNNNNNNNNNNNNNNNNNNNNNNNNNNNNNNNNNNNNNNNNNNNNNNNNNNNNNNNNNNNNNNNNNNNNNNNNNNNNNNNNNNNNNNNNNNNNNNNNNNNNNNNNNNNNNNNNNNNNNNNNNNNNNNNNNNNNNNNNNNNNNNNNNNNNNNNNNNNNNNNNNNNNNNNNNNNNNNNNNNNNNNNNNNNNNNNNNNNNNNNNNNNNNNNNNNNNNNNNNNNNNNNNNNNNNNNNNNNNNNNNNNNNNNNNNNNNNNNNNNNNNNNNNNNNNNNNNNNNNNNNNNNNNNNNNNNNNNNNNNNNNNNNNNNNNNNNNNNNNNNNNNNNNNNNNNNNNNNNNNNNNNNNNNNNNNNNNNNNNNNNNNNNNNNNNNNNNNNNNNNNNNNNNNNNNNNNNNNNNNNNNNNNNNNNNNNNNNNNNNNNNNNNNNNNNNNNNNNNNNNNNNNNNNNNNNNNNNNNNNNNNNNNNNNNNNNNNNNNNNNNNNNNNNNNNNNNNNNNNNNNNNNNNNNNNNNNNNNNNNNNNNNNNNNNNNNNNNNNNNNNNNNNNNNNNNNNNNNNNNNNNNNNNNNNNNNNNNNNNNNNNNNNNNNNNNNNNNNNNNNNNNNNNNNNNNNNNNNNNNNNNNNNNNNNNNNNNNNNNNNNNNNNNNNNNNNNNNNNNNNNNNNNNNNNNNNNNNNNNNNNNNNNNNNNNNNNNNNNNNNNNNNNNNNNNNNNNNNNNNNNNNNNNNNNNNNNNNNNNNNNNNNNNNNNNNNNNNNNNNNNNNNNNNNNNNNNNNNNNNNNNNNNNNNNNNNNNNNNNNNNNNNNNNNNNNNNNNNNNNNNNNNNNNNNNNNNNNNNNNNNNNNNNNNNNNNNNNNNNNNNNNNNNNNNNNNNNNNNNNNNNNNNNNNNNNNNNNNNNNNNNNNNNNNNNNNNNNNNNNNNNNNNNNNNNNNNNNNNNNNNNNNNNNNNNNNNNNNNNNNNNNNNNNNNNNNNNNNNNNNNNNNNNNNNNNNNNNNNNNNNNNNNNNNNNNNNNNNNNNNNNNNNNNNNNNNNNNNNNNNNNNNNNNNNNNNNNNNNNNNNNNNNNNNNNNNNNNNNNNNNNNNNNNNNNNNNNNNNNNNNNNNNNNNNNNNNNNNNNNNNNNNNNNNNNNNNNNNNNNNNNNNNNNNNNNNNNNNNNNNNNNNNNNNNNNNNNNNNNNNNNNNNNNNNNNNNNNNNNNNNNNNNNNNNNNNNNNNNNNNNNNNNNNNNNNNNNNNNNNNNNNNNNNNNNNNNNNNNNNNNNNNNNNNNNNNNNNNNNNNNNNNNNNNNNNNNNNNNNNNNNNNNNNNNNNNNNNNNNNNNNNNNNNNNNNNNNNNNNNNNNNNNNNNNNNNNNNNNNNNNNNNNNNNNNNNNNNNNNNNNNNNNNNNNNNNNNNNNNNNNNNNNNNNNNNNNNNNNNNNNNNNNNNNNNNNNNNNNNNNNNNNNNNNNNNNNNNNNNNNNNNNNNNNNNNNNNNNNNNNNNNNNNNNNNNNNNNNNNNNNNNNNNNNNNNNNNNNNNNNNNNNNNNNNNNNNNNNNNNNNNNNNNNNNNNNNNNNNNNNNNNNNNNNNNNNNNNNNNNNNNNNNNNNNNNNNNNNNNNNNNNNNNNNNNNNNNNNNNNNNNNNNNNNNNNNNNNNNNNNNNNNNNNNNNNNNNNNNNNNNNNNNNNNNNNNNNNNNNNNNNNNNNNNNNNNNNNNNNNNNNNNNNNNNNNNNNNNNNNNNNNNNNNNNNNNNNNNNNNNNNNNNNNNNNNNNNNNNNNNNNNNNNNNNNNNNNNNNNNNNNNNNNNNNNNNGGTCATCCCACAACCTAAACAGTTTTTCCAAACCTTTCGAACCCTTTAAATAGGTCCAACAGTTTTCTTCCGGGTCGTACCATTTGATCATCCCATGACTACAACTATATAACACGTTCTCTATCACACAATAAGATGTTGGGCAAAACCATCCCCTCCTCATAGCTTAGCCTCCGGCTCTCCATCTACCTTTATTCAGCTTGTAAGTCACAACAAGTCTCTCAATACACTTCACGTAGACACTTCCATCATACCCTACGCTTTGATACCTAATACCGCTACGTATTTTCTGGCCAGGACTTGACGACTCAAACTCCCAAGTTTGATGCATCGTATCGAATACCTCCATCCAGTTAGTTGCATCGAGATTTTTGCAGCCTCCGGTCACATATATTTTTCCATCAAGGACGCAAACAGAAGGGGACTCTCGTGCCACCCGCATGCTTGGGGCCTCACGCCATGTGTGGGAACGACAGTCCATGACCATGACTCTAGAAGATGCATTGTTATCCTTTGTGAATCCACCAATGGCATAGATATCAGAACCAACCCTTGCGTTATCTGACTGGTACGTAGAAGGAGAATTGGGAGATGTAATTGGGACCAAAACATTCTTGGAGCTATTTGGTCTCCCGCAGAGACTGAACCATCGTTGTTGTTTGCTCGTATGGAATCTTAAGCACACGTAGAGACAACTCTCTGTGCAGCCTAAGAGGATTCGTGTTTGGTAAAGCTCAGTTGAAGCAAGGAGGGAGCGGAATCTACTGGAAACTAAGGAGAGAGTGTGGTAGTATAATCTCGGAACACGGGCTATGCAGTTTAATATCAAATCATTAGGAAGCATCATCAACGTCATTGACTCTTCTCTATTCATGGTTGTGCATCGCCTTTTACTCACTAAGGGTTTTATGGTTGCAGTTTTATTTGGAGAGCACACTTTATCTAAAACTTCTTTCACTTGACACACTTTTTGCTATTAGAGCActttttgcatcatattttctactatttattaattttatgactATTATACTCTTactaaaagcaacaaaaaaatacaaatatttttatctcatttctcatttttctctctcttcattttttgttttttctcttattttccttctctctttttcattgcatatttttttttattattattctctatATCCTAAAttttagatcataaaccataatcataaatttaatttcatagcaattttaacaaatgcaGCCAAGTCTGAAGGTATTTTACTAATAAACATGAAACTGAAGAAATTTTGACTCCTTGtattagattttttataaatttccaaattcattgatgttgttcttaATTGAtaaagaaggatttgagaattATATCACTGGTTTT comes from Camelina sativa cultivar DH55 chromosome 19, Cs, whole genome shotgun sequence and encodes:
- the LOC104767903 gene encoding F-box/kelch-repeat protein At4g23580-like codes for the protein MNREESMTLMMLPNDLILNCIARVPRLYYHTLSLVSSRFRSLLASTELYQTRILLGCTESCLYVCLRFHTSKQQRWFSLCGRPNSSKNVLVPITSPNSPSTYQSDNARVGSDIYAIGGFTKDNNASSRVMVMDCRSHTWREAPSMRVARESPSVCVLDGKIYVTGGCKNLDATNWMEVFDTMHQTWEFESSSPGQKIRSGIRYQSVGYDGSVYVKCIERLVVTYKLNKGRWRAGG